TTCACGAGAAGCTGTGGAATCGTCGGACTCAAGGTCGTCGCACCCCCGGGGACCATAACCAAGGTAGCTCCGTGGAGCAGACGCCGAAGGTCACTGCGGCATAATCTGGCCGACCATTCCTGAGCACTTTCTCCGAAATTTTCCCCTGCTGCCCGCCTTCGAGCGGGCTTTTTTATATCTCGCTGCAAAGGCCTACGGCCCCACCTACCTGTGAGAACGCTCGCCGGCGTTCACCGCAAACGTCCCGATCAACGACAGGTTTATTGACTCGTTAATTAATTCTAATGATAATCGTTTGCATTCGTATTATTTATAACGGAGTAAGCCATGTTGTGCCGAGGGAATCGCCTGCACCATCCGGCGGCGGGGAGTGCCTTGTTATGCCTGTTGTTCACCGGGTCCCCCGTTCTTGCCGCCGAAGCGTCGGCGCCAATGGTCGCGGACAGCAGCCTCTACCTGGACGAACTGGTCGTGACCGGTACCCGCACACCACGCAAGGTGAGCGACACGCCGGTGCGCACGGAGGTTGTTTCCGAAGAGGAGATCCGCAATACGCACGCCCATACCATCAAGGAAGCGTTGGACTACGCGCCCGGCGTGCTCTTGCGGCAGATCCATGGTAAGGCAGGCTATGAAGTCTGGATGCAGGGCTTCAATGCGGACCGCGTCAGCATCCTGATCGACGGCCTGCCCCTGACTGCGACCACCGGTTCCTCAGTCGACGTCACTCAAATCGACACCCTGGACATCGAACGCATCGAGATCGTTAAAGGCGCTGTTTCCGCCCAATACGGCAGTTCGGCCATGGGCGGTGTGGTGAACATCATCACCCGGCCGATCGACGAGGGGGTTTCTGGCAAGGTGATCCTCGATGGCGGTACTTATGGGGACCAGAACCCCAGCGGAGAGGAATGGGACTTCGCCCGCCGCAATGGGCAGGCCACCATCGATCTGGGCGGCGAACAGTTGCGCTACCGGATGTCGGTTTCCCGGCAGGAAACCGATGGTATCGATCCCGAACCGGACACCTGGGAGCAGCCCGGCGATGCCGTGGAGCGAACCTACGTCGCCAACCGGCTGGAATGGCTGCCCGCCGAAGGTCATCGCATTTACGGCCAGGTAAGCTACTTTCGCGAAGATGCCCGCTCGCGCTATCTACTCATAAGCCCAGGAAATGCCCCGGACAACGCTGCCAAGGACGAGCTCGCCGAACGCTGGCGCGGAGCCCTTGTCGGCCAGCATACCCCCTTGAGCGGTCCCGAGTGGCACTGGAGCCTGCTGCATGAAAATCTCGAGGACGACACCAACAAGTACACGGCCGACGCGAGCTTCGACAATCGGGACGCGACCCATACCCGCTCCCAAGCGTCTGGCTGGACGCAATTCGAACCGCTGGACAATCATCAGTTGCAGTTGGGTACGGATCTTCGCCACACCAGCCTCGAACAATACAAGGACGGCGTATCTGAACTGATTGACGAGGGCGAATTCACGCAGAACAGCAAGGAACTCTGGCTGCAGGATACCTGGTTTGCCGGCCCCCGATGGGAATGGGTTCCTGGCCTGCGCTTCCAGCATGATTCCGATTTCGGCGATCACTTCGCACCCAAGCTCAATGCCCGCTATGACCTCTTCGAAAGCGACAACGTCAACATGTACCTGCGGGGCGGCTGGGGTGTCGGGTATCGCGTGCCCAACCTCAAGGAACGCTACTACCTGTTTGACCACAGCCAACTGGGCTACATCGTCAACGGCAATCCGGACCTGGAACCGGAAGAATCCGACAGTTACCAGCTCGGTTGGGGTATGTCCTACCGGAACACCGCCTGGTTCGAGGTCAATGCCTACCTCAATAACATCGATCAACTGATCCAGACCGAGGTGGATTGGGATGCGACCGCGGAACGGGCCGATAGCGTGCAGGTATACCGCTACACCAACGTGGAACGTGCCCGGACCCAGGGTTTCGAGGTGACTGCGGGCTGGCAGTTCCACCCGGGCTGGAAGCTCTCTGCCGGTTACAGGTTACACCTACCTGGATGCCGAAGATCGCGACACCGGCGAGCCCCTCACCCGACGGCCCGAGCACCAAGGCACATTTTCGCTGGATGGCCTGACACCCTTACCGGGCCTGGCCTGGCTGATCCGTGTTCGCAGCCAGAGCGACGAGCTCGTCGACGTCCAGAACGATCTGGAATCCCCCGGTTTCACGACGATCGACCTGAAGCTGAACCAGGACCTCGGCGACAGCCTGCGTCTGTTCGGCGGGGTCAACAACCTCACGGATAAACAACGCAACTTCGATAACGCCAGCGATTTCGGCCCAGTCTCCGGACGCTACATCTACGCCGGCGTGACCCTGGGCTTCGGCAAACCGCTGTGACGCCAGACAGTTTCCAACCGACCACGTGCAACAACAAGACAACCTTCACTCATAAAGGAAAGACATCATGATCCACTCACGTTCCATTCTTTCGCTGGCGGCTACGGCCCTTCTGCTCGCAGGTTGTGGCGGAGGCAGCAGCAGTAATGACATCTCCGACGACGGCGGCAATTCGGGCGGCGATGACCAGCAGGCCGGCGTGACCACCCGGCAGCTCGATGCCAGCGATGCTTCCACACCCGTTTACCTGAATCTCGACACCGGCGAAACGGTGGCGCTGACGCCCCAGGAAGCTGCGGCATCAACGGATTGGCACTTGGCGTTTCTACGCATGGGCATCCAGTTGAACAGTGGCGCGTCGGGCCTCGGGCATGTGGTTGGCGCTGTCGGCGCGGAGCAGGCGGATTTCTATGACGACGAGGGTAACCCAAACACCAGTGTCTTCCTGAATGCGACGGCTGACAGTGAGCTGGAACATCTGCTGGCCGAGATGACCCAACCCTCAAACTGGACCGACGAAGCGGTGACCAGTCAATTCGCCGACGACTGGTACGTCTATGATTTCGCCACCCATACCGTCTCCGCGAATAGCAATAATGGCTGGCTGGTGCGCTCAGGTGAGGGTGATAGCTATGCACGAATGCAGGTTACGGCCTTCGATATGGACACTTACACGATTGAGTTCGACGTCCAGCCAGCAGCCCAGTCAACGTTCACGACATCGGCCACCTTTACGGGCACGCTCCCGAGTGGCTCCGGCGAACTCTGTTTTGACTTTGATGCAAATGCAATGGCGGACTGCAGCACAACAGCGTGGGACCTCAAGCTGGGCTACGGTGCCCGAACCCTTTACCTGCGCAGCAACAGCGGCCCATCCGGTAACGGTGATGGCGGCGTCTTCGGAGCCTTCGAATGGGCTGAACTCGACACCTACACCAGTGCAACCCTCACGCCTGCCGGGGAGTCAATCGCACGGTTATACAATGCGGACGCAACTGGAGGCATCTTCGTGGACAGTTCCTGGTATGCCTACAACCTGCAGGGCACACACAAACTCTGGCCCAACTACCGCGTCTACCTGATCGACACCGACAGCACCGACGATACCTCACCCATCTACGGCCTTCAGGTCATTGGCTACTACAACGACGCGGGAACCAGCGGCTACCCGCGAATTCGCTGGAAAACCGTCGAACTGACCCCGGCAAACTGATCGCGGAGACTGAGAACATGCAAATCGAAGCAACGATGCCGGACCCCCTGGCCGAACGCTGGGCTGCACTCCGGGCCGACAATCCAGGTCTACGCATCCGGCAGGCTGCCAGCGAACTGAACGTTAGCGAACTGGAACTCCTGCTATGCCGGGAGCCCGGTGAGGTCCAGCCGCTCAAGCCTGAATTCCCGGCAATGCTGGAAACGATGAAAACGGTGGGCGAAGTGATGATCCTCGCCCGCAATGAGTCGGTGGTACATGAGGTCACCGGCGTCTTCGCAGAATTCCGCACCTCCAGTTCCGGCGCGATGGGATTGGCCGTCGGCCAGATTGACGTCCGGGTGTTCTTCCGCAACTGGGCGCACGGTTTCCGGGTAATGGAACAGGTACGCTCGGGTAACCGGGAAAGCCTGCAGTTCTTCGACGCCCATGGCCAGGGGGTGCAGAAGATCTACCGAACGGACAGGACCGACACCGCGGGCTGGCAGGCGCTGCTGACCCGATTCCTGGAAGCAACCCCCGTGACCCCGTCCCTCGAACCCCCAAGACCTCCCCTGAACCGGGTGGACCGCGAATCGGTGGATGCCGAAGCCCTGCGGCGGGACTGGTTGGCCCTGAAGGATACCCACCACTTCAACGCCATGCTCAAGCGACATAATACGGACCGCCTCACTGCGTTGGAATTGATCGGTACCGACCAGGCCTTGCGCCTGGACACGCCGGACGCAGACGCTGCGGACGAGAGCGGGTATTCTGTGCTCGAACGGCTGCTGCGCCAGGTCAGCGCCAGCCAGTGTCCGATTATGGTGTTCGTCGGCAATCCGGGTATCGTGCAGATTTTCACCGGTCCGGTTTCCAGGATCGTGCCCACCGGCCCCTGGGTCAATGTGCTCGACCCGGGATTCAACCTCCACGCCAACGTCCGTTCGATCAGCCAATGGTGGCGCGTGCGCCGTCCGACGACCGATGGCGTGGTAACCTCCGTGGAAGGCTACGACGCCGAAGGTGAGCTGGTGCTGACGCTGTTTGGCGAGCGCAAACCCGGCCAGCGGGAAGACGAGCGATGGCAACAGGAAGTTCAGACACTGGAGAGCACGTTAGTATGCAATTGAGGAAGATCATCGGCCTGGCCGCGATACTCATACTGGGGTGGGCGGGTGCCAAAGCGGCCGCCGAACCCCGCATCGTAAGTGCCGACGGCGCCATTACGGAAACCATTGTTGCGCTGCACGCTACCGACCTTCTGGTCGGTGTGGACACCACCAGCCAGTATCCACCGCAGGTCATCGCCGGGTTGCCCAAAATCGGCTACCTGCGGGCCCTACCGTTGGAAGGCGTACTCTCGCTCAAGCCCACCCGGCTGATCACCACGGAGGAAGCCGGTCCGGATGTAACGCTGGACGGCCTCGGCGAGGCCGGGGTCGACGTAGTCGAGCTGCCCGTTGCCTGGGATGTTGATGCCGCTCTGGAGCGCATTCGCCGCGTGGGTGACTTGGTCGACCAGCAGGACCAGGCCAATGAGCTGGCGAACCGGATGGCGGCGGCTATCGACAAGGTCCAGACGTCTATGGCCAATAAGACGGACGCACGTGTACTGGTCCTGCTTGCGGCCGGCGACCATGGCGTTATGCTTGCGGGCAAGGAAACTGCCGCGGACGCGCTGCTCGAGACCCTGGGTCTGCGCAACGCACTGGATGACGTGAGCGGTTACAAACCCGCCAGCCGTGAAGCCTTGTTGGTTGCCGATCCGGATGCCATTGTCATCGCGGAGGCGCGGCCCGGCCAGTTCCAGCCTGCGGACTGGCCTGCCCTGATCCATCTCAAGGCCTGGGAGGACGGCCATCGGGTCACCGCCAACGCGATGCTTCTGCTAGGCTTTGGTCCGCGCCTGCCCGAGGCCATGCAGACCATCGCTGCTATCGTGCCCGAATCCACTGCGGCAAACGATACGGCCCATGCACACTGAGGACGTCCGGCGAATGCCGACACCGGTCAGCTATGCGGTGTTGCTGGCCATCCTGCTGGTCGCTGCTGTGTTGGCCCTCTCCAGCGGCGCCTACCCCGTAGCCATCGAAGACCTGCTGAAGATGATGGCCGGCATCACGCCGAATGACCCAACGGCGGAGCTGGTGCTGTGGGATATTCGCATGCCCCGGCTGCTGTTGGGACTACTGACGGGCGCCGTTTTGGCGGTGTCCGGCGCGCTGCTGCAGGGTCTGTTCCGTAACCCCCTGGCCGATCCCGGTTTGATCGGTGTTTCCAGCGGAGCCGCATTGGCTGCCGTTGCGGTCATTGTATTGGGCGGCAGTGGTTTGGCGAGTTGGACGGCGTTGGCCGGTCGCTGGTCCCTGCCCCTGGCGGCGTTTATCGGCGGCAGCGTCACCACGTTGCTGGCCTGGCGCATCGCCAGCCGTCAGGGCCAGACCAGCGTCGCGCTGTTGCTGCTGGCCGGTATCGCCATCAACGCCATTGCCGGCGCCGGGACGGGCCTGCTCACCTTCTATGCGGATGACAACGCCCTGCGCTCCCTGACCTTTTGGACCATGGGCAGCCTGGCCCATGCCCGGTGGGAAGACCTCTGGCTGGCGGGTCCCTGGATGCTCATCACGCTGATCATCGCGCCGCTACTGGCCCGCCCGCTTGATGCTTTCTTGTTGGGAGAGCCAGTGGCCGGTCATATGGGGTATTCGACCGCCTGGGTGAAGCGCGGCGCTATTGCCCTGGCGGCCCTGGGCGTCGGCGCGGCAGTCGCGGTGACAGGGCTGATAGGCTTTGTCGGGTTAGTGATTCCTCACTTGCTCCGACAGATCTTCGGTGCCGGACATCGCCTGTTGCTGCCGGCTTGCGCCCTGGGCGGTGGCGCCTTGCTGGTGCTGGCCGACTGCCTGGCGCGTGTCGTGGTTGCTCCGGCGGAATTACCCATCGGCCTGATGATGGCGCTGTTGGGTGGCCCTTTCTTCCTGATGCTGTTGATGCGTAATCGATTTGCCTGAGTGACTCATGAACGATCTGTCTTCACAACCTGGCGCCATGACCTCGGAACCCATGCTCAAGGTCGATCAGCTTAACATTCGCCTCTCGGGCCGCCCGATCCTTGCCGACGTTAACCTACGCCTGCATCCGGGCGAACTGGTGGCCCTGCTCGGCCCCAACGGTGCGGGTAAATCCACGTTGGTGCGAACGTTGGCCGGCGAGCTGCATGCGCCTGCCAATAGCATCCACTTTGCCGACCAGCCACTCGGCCAGTGGCGCCGGTCCACCATCGCCCGACATCGGGCCGTGATGCCGCAAAAGGTCGACCTGCAGTTCCCCATGACGGTCGAAGAAGTCATCGCGCTGGGCCGTCCGCGGGAAAAACCGGAGCAGCGCGGGCGGGTGATCGATGCATTGCTTGAACGACTGGATATCGAGCACCTGAAGACGCGGCTGGTGCCGACGCTATCCGGCGGCGAGCAGCAACGTGTCCAATTGGCGCGGGTGCTGGCGCAGGTCTGGGATCAGCCCGATCCTCGCCTGCTCCTGCTTGATGAATGCACATCCGCCCTGGATCCGGCGCACCAGCAAGTGGTATTCGGCCAATTGCGGCAGCTGGCATCGGCAGGCTATGGCTTACTGGTCGCTGTGCACGACCTCAACCTGGCGGCGCAGTATGCCGACCGGCTGGTCCTGATGAAGGGCGGCCGGATTGTCGCGGATGACTCCCCCACCAGCGTGCTGACACCGGATATCCTGAAAGCGGTCTACGGCCTATCAGCCCGGGTGACGATGCTACCGGAAGGCTATCCGTTGGTAATCCCGACAAGCGCCGACCAGTGTCCCTGATACCCGGGATTACGCGCCGGGACCGCACTCAAGGCACCGATCGACCAGTTCCGGACCAATATTGAGTTTGCGGTTGAGGTCCCGCAGGGCTGAGCGCACACCTTCCTCGATGACGGGATGGTAGAACGGCATGTCCAGCATTTCACTCACCGTCATGTGCTTCTGTGCTGCCCAGGCCAGCAGGTGACCGATGTGCTCCGCTGCCGGGCCGAATATCTCGGCGCCGAGGAACAGGCCACTGCCATGCTCACCGTAAACCTTCAAGATCCCACGGTCCTTACCGATCACTCGGCTCCGGCCCTGATCTTCGAAAGACAGCTCACCCGTGGCATAGCTGTCGCGACAGCGTTCCTGCACCTGATCAAGTGTCAGCCCGACGGTAGCAATCTGCGGGTCGGTGAAAACGATCGACAGAGGTACCCGGCGCAGACCGGCACGCATATCCGGATAGCGCCCGGCGTTATCCCCGGCTATGCGACCCTCATCGGTGGCTTCATGCAGCACGGGGGCCTCGTTATCGGCATCTCCGGCAATGAAGATATGGCTCTTGCTGCAACGCAAGGTGTAGTGATCGAAAATGGGCACGCCTCGATCGTCCAGCTCGAGTCCGGTATTTTGCAGGTCCAGGCGATCCACATTGGGGCGTCGTCCAGTGGCCGCCAGCAGATAATCAAACTCCTCGCTCACTTCGCCCTTCATTTCGTCCTCGAACGTCACACGGACACCCTTCGCTGTGCGTTCGACAGCACTGACGTTGGCCGACGGATCCAACGGAAACTCCCGGTTGAACGTCTCCTGCGCATAGTCGCGAAGGGCTTCGTCGCGGATCGCGCCGATGCTGCCGCTGACCCCGAACATGCGAATGCGCACGCCCAGGCGGCTCAGGGCCTGACCAAGCTCGAGACCAATGATGCCGGGACCGAATACCGCCACTGACTCGGGCAGGTCCTCGAGTTCGAACACCGTATCGTTGACCAGAAGCCGATCACCGGCGGCCTGCAGGAATTCGGGAATATTCGACCGCGAGCCGGTGGCGATCACGAAGCTGCGAGCCTCGATTTCGACCTGGCCGCCCACCACCAGTCGGTGGTCGTCGATGAAACGCGCCATGCCCTTCAGGCGATGTTCTGGGGGAAAACTCTCTACGGTTTCAAGCACACCACCGACGAATAGGTCCCGCTCGCGGCGCACGCGCTCCATAACGGCCTTGCCGTCAATCTTCACACCTTCGGCATGGATACCGAACAGGTCCGCGCCAGTCACGTTATGTGCGGCTTCTGCGGCGGCAATCAGCAACTTGCTCGGCATGCAGCCCACCCGGGCACAGGTGGTGCCATACTGATCGCCCTCGATGACCACCAGGTTTTCGGTGTGCTTGCGGGCGGCCTTGTAGGCCACCATGCCCGCCGTACCGGTGCCGATTACAGCGACATCGACTTTGCGTTTTTCCATGCTGACGTTCTCCATCTATCCGATGCGGTTAGCTTTCGATCATTGTCACGTGAAAGATTATGCCTTCCTTTTCGTCCTTGCACTTGATGGGACGCAAGCCTCGCCGACCTACTTAACGATGCAACCTCCTGCGCGCGGCAACTACTCCCAATCCATGAAGCCATAAAAGATGCACAGTAAATTACTTGCACCAAACCAGGGCAAAAACTGTAGCTTGACTCGATATCGCCTTTTCCCGATGCTGGCTCTTTTCAACCCCGCCCAAGGCTCCCCTCATGCTCCAGTACTGGCCCGAATTCCTGACCGTTGCCCTTGTCCATTTCCTCGCCGTAGCCAGCCCAGGGCCGGACTTTGCCGTGGTGCTGCGCCAAGCCATCACCCAGAGCCGGCGCAATGCGATGCTGACTTCCGTTGGGGTGGGGCTGGGCATTCTGGTACATGTCACCTACTCGCTGCTCGGTATCGGCCTGTTGATCCAGCAATCGGTCATGCTGTTCAACGTTCTCAAAGTGGTGGGCGCCCTCTACCTGACCTGGATCGCAATCCAGTGCCTGCGCGCCAAACCGGGCGGCATTCAGGTGGCCGCCAGCAACGGCCCCGCGCAAACGCCCGGCAAGGCCTTCAGGCTCGGCTTTTTGACCAACACCCTCAACCCCAAGGCGACGCTCTTCTTCGTGTCACTCTTCTCCGTCGTTATCAGCCCCGGTACGCCGGTGGACGTGCAGGTGTTCTATGGTGTCTACATGGCCGTTGCCACCGGCGGATGGTTCGCGATGGTGGCGCTCTTCTTCACCCTGCCGCAGGTGCGGCGAGCGTTTGCCCGTTTCGGCCACTGGCTGGACCGACTGATGGGCGGCGTACTGATTGCTCTCGCCGGACGCCTGATGCTCTCTGCTGCTGGCACGGAAACTGCTGATTAGAGGTACCGGAGCAAAACCGGAGTTTGCTTGCCGGTTCCTGGCGACGCCCTGTTTGGCTCGATGAGCTACGCTAAAATCTAGTACTGATCGCCGGGAACGTCGATGCCAACGGAGTGGCGCAATACGGCATTATTGTGCTCTCTATACGCGCAATGGCCATTCGCAATCATTCGACCGGCCGGAATCCCTCCTAAGGCCGGCGGTTCTGATCAAGTCAGTAGTAGAGGCTGTCGATCGATGCTCGGATTCTTCAGGAATGCGCTTCACAGCCGCCTCGCGCGGCCCATCTTTATCGCCCTTGTCATGGCCGCTGTTGCCCAGGTAGCGCTGGTTGCCGGCATCACCCAATGGAGTGTCAGCAGCCTGGATGGAGCCATCACCGATGAGCTGTCCCAGACCCAGCGTGTGGTGAGCAACCGCCTGGACGACAATCGCGCCAGTATCGATACCGTGGTGGCGGATATGGCGTCAAACGTCCAGACCGAATTGGGGCAAACCCTGACCGATGCACTGAAATCAGAGCAGACTCGAGTGGTGGAGCGTTTCGAGGACACCCTGGTGCAGTCCAGCGAAACCGTGGCACAGATCCTCGCCCAGATTGCCGCGCCCTCTATCTGGGATAACGACATTCCCACCTTGACCCGATTCGTTGAGATGGTCCACGAAAATCCTAACGTGATCTTCGCCATCTACCTTGACCGCGAGGGCAACCCGCTGACCCGTTATG
The window above is part of the Marinobacter nanhaiticus D15-8W genome. Proteins encoded here:
- a CDS encoding TonB-dependent receptor domain-containing protein, translating into MDAEDRDTGEPLTRRPEHQGTFSLDGLTPLPGLAWLIRVRSQSDELVDVQNDLESPGFTTIDLKLNQDLGDSLRLFGGVNNLTDKQRNFDNASDFGPVSGRYIYAGVTLGFGKPL
- a CDS encoding heme/hemin ABC transporter substrate-binding protein — protein: MQLRKIIGLAAILILGWAGAKAAAEPRIVSADGAITETIVALHATDLLVGVDTTSQYPPQVIAGLPKIGYLRALPLEGVLSLKPTRLITTEEAGPDVTLDGLGEAGVDVVELPVAWDVDAALERIRRVGDLVDQQDQANELANRMAAAIDKVQTSMANKTDARVLVLLAAGDHGVMLAGKETAADALLETLGLRNALDDVSGYKPASREALLVADPDAIVIAEARPGQFQPADWPALIHLKAWEDGHRVTANAMLLLGFGPRLPEAMQTIAAIVPESTAANDTAHAH
- a CDS encoding dihydrolipoyl dehydrogenase, which translates into the protein MEKRKVDVAVIGTGTAGMVAYKAARKHTENLVVIEGDQYGTTCARVGCMPSKLLIAAAEAAHNVTGADLFGIHAEGVKIDGKAVMERVRRERDLFVGGVLETVESFPPEHRLKGMARFIDDHRLVVGGQVEIEARSFVIATGSRSNIPEFLQAAGDRLLVNDTVFELEDLPESVAVFGPGIIGLELGQALSRLGVRIRMFGVSGSIGAIRDEALRDYAQETFNREFPLDPSANVSAVERTAKGVRVTFEDEMKGEVSEEFDYLLAATGRRPNVDRLDLQNTGLELDDRGVPIFDHYTLRCSKSHIFIAGDADNEAPVLHEATDEGRIAGDNAGRYPDMRAGLRRVPLSIVFTDPQIATVGLTLDQVQERCRDSYATGELSFEDQGRSRVIGKDRGILKVYGEHGSGLFLGAEIFGPAAEHIGHLLAWAAQKHMTVSEMLDMPFYHPVIEEGVRSALRDLNRKLNIGPELVDRCLECGPGA
- a CDS encoding FecCD family ABC transporter permease, with protein sequence MHTEDVRRMPTPVSYAVLLAILLVAAVLALSSGAYPVAIEDLLKMMAGITPNDPTAELVLWDIRMPRLLLGLLTGAVLAVSGALLQGLFRNPLADPGLIGVSSGAALAAVAVIVLGGSGLASWTALAGRWSLPLAAFIGGSVTTLLAWRIASRQGQTSVALLLLAGIAINAIAGAGTGLLTFYADDNALRSLTFWTMGSLAHARWEDLWLAGPWMLITLIIAPLLARPLDAFLLGEPVAGHMGYSTAWVKRGAIALAALGVGAAVAVTGLIGFVGLVIPHLLRQIFGAGHRLLLPACALGGGALLVLADCLARVVVAPAELPIGLMMALLGGPFFLMLLMRNRFA
- a CDS encoding hemin-degrading factor, with amino-acid sequence MQIEATMPDPLAERWAALRADNPGLRIRQAASELNVSELELLLCREPGEVQPLKPEFPAMLETMKTVGEVMILARNESVVHEVTGVFAEFRTSSSGAMGLAVGQIDVRVFFRNWAHGFRVMEQVRSGNRESLQFFDAHGQGVQKIYRTDRTDTAGWQALLTRFLEATPVTPSLEPPRPPLNRVDRESVDAEALRRDWLALKDTHHFNAMLKRHNTDRLTALELIGTDQALRLDTPDADAADESGYSVLERLLRQVSASQCPIMVFVGNPGIVQIFTGPVSRIVPTGPWVNVLDPGFNLHANVRSISQWWRVRRPTTDGVVTSVEGYDAEGELVLTLFGERKPGQREDERWQQEVQTLESTLVCN
- a CDS encoding heme ABC transporter ATP-binding protein: MLKVDQLNIRLSGRPILADVNLRLHPGELVALLGPNGAGKSTLVRTLAGELHAPANSIHFADQPLGQWRRSTIARHRAVMPQKVDLQFPMTVEEVIALGRPREKPEQRGRVIDALLERLDIEHLKTRLVPTLSGGEQQRVQLARVLAQVWDQPDPRLLLLDECTSALDPAHQQVVFGQLRQLASAGYGLLVAVHDLNLAAQYADRLVLMKGGRIVADDSPTSVLTPDILKAVYGLSARVTMLPEGYPLVIPTSADQCP
- a CDS encoding HmuY family protein codes for the protein MIHSRSILSLAATALLLAGCGGGSSSNDISDDGGNSGGDDQQAGVTTRQLDASDASTPVYLNLDTGETVALTPQEAAASTDWHLAFLRMGIQLNSGASGLGHVVGAVGAEQADFYDDEGNPNTSVFLNATADSELEHLLAEMTQPSNWTDEAVTSQFADDWYVYDFATHTVSANSNNGWLVRSGEGDSYARMQVTAFDMDTYTIEFDVQPAAQSTFTTSATFTGTLPSGSGELCFDFDANAMADCSTTAWDLKLGYGARTLYLRSNSGPSGNGDGGVFGAFEWAELDTYTSATLTPAGESIARLYNADATGGIFVDSSWYAYNLQGTHKLWPNYRVYLIDTDSTDDTSPIYGLQVIGYYNDAGTSGYPRIRWKTVELTPAN
- a CDS encoding LysE family translocator, which encodes MLQYWPEFLTVALVHFLAVASPGPDFAVVLRQAITQSRRNAMLTSVGVGLGILVHVTYSLLGIGLLIQQSVMLFNVLKVVGALYLTWIAIQCLRAKPGGIQVAASNGPAQTPGKAFRLGFLTNTLNPKATLFFVSLFSVVISPGTPVDVQVFYGVYMAVATGGWFAMVALFFTLPQVRRAFARFGHWLDRLMGGVLIALAGRLMLSAAGTETAD